The following coding sequences lie in one Carcharodon carcharias isolate sCarCar2 chromosome 5, sCarCar2.pri, whole genome shotgun sequence genomic window:
- the LOC121277786 gene encoding late histone H2B.L4-like, with translation MAAAAKGGASHKASKPTKVIKKPPKKRRKSRKQSLSTYVYRVLTEVHPSTRILTKATSVINSFTVDIFERIASEASHLIHYNKRHTTSAREIQSAIHPTLPGELAKHSISKGTKAVTKYTNFV, from the coding sequence ATGGCAGCTGCGGCTAAGGGCGGCGCATCCCACAAGGCATCGAAGCCGACTAAAGTGATCAAGAAGCCACCCAAGAAGCGAAGGAAATCTCGCAAGCAGAGCCTTTCCACTTATGTATACAGGGTGCTGACCGAGGTCCATCCTTCCACCAGGATCTTGACCAAAGCCACGAGTGTTataaattccttcactgtcgacaTTTTCGAGCGGATCGCCTCCGAGGCttcgcacctcattcactacaacaagcgccACACCACCTcggccagggagatccagagcgccATCCACCCCACGctgccaggggaactggccaaacactCCATCTCCAAAGGCACCAAAGcagtcaccaaatacaccaacttCGTTTAG